One genomic region from Gemmatimonadota bacterium encodes:
- a CDS encoding Txe/YoeB family addiction module toxin — MASSRHAPSTRAAYFQDEFREDLRYWIDTKRRVALKVMDLVEAVTRDPFKGIGKPEPIRHLGANVWSRRITQEHRLVYLVRKDRIDFLQCRYHY, encoded by the coding sequence TTGGCCTCGAGTAGGCACGCCCCTTCGACCCGGGCGGCCTACTTCCAAGACGAGTTCAGGGAGGATCTGCGTTACTGGATCGACACCAAACGGCGCGTCGCACTCAAGGTCATGGATTTGGTGGAAGCAGTCACCCGAGATCCCTTCAAGGGAATCGGAAAGCCCGAGCCGATCAGGCATCTCGGAGCGAACGTGTGGTCGCGCCGAATCACTCAGGAGCACCGACTCGTATACCTGGTGCGCAAGGATCGGATCGACTTCCTTCAGTGCCGATACCACTATTGA
- a CDS encoding type II toxin-antitoxin system Phd/YefM family antitoxin, with protein MTEHVSYSYARQNFAKILSEAEERQEPVIIRRRGHEDMALIPADELRSLEESAHLLRSPKNARRILQALQRALENAGVAETPGSLRSQLGLE; from the coding sequence ATGACAGAACACGTCAGCTACAGCTACGCACGCCAGAACTTCGCGAAGATCCTCAGCGAGGCCGAGGAGCGCCAGGAACCCGTCATCATCCGGAGGCGGGGTCATGAGGATATGGCGCTGATTCCTGCGGACGAACTCCGCAGTCTCGAGGAGTCCGCGCACCTGCTCCGTTCTCCCAAGAACGCGCGACGCATCCTTCAGGCCCTCCAGCGGGCCCTCGAGAATGCCGGCGTCGCGGAGACCCCCGGGTCCTTGAGATCGCAGCTTGGCCTCGAGTAG